GAACTACACATATGACATTTTCAGCAGTTGCAGCAGATCCTACATTAATGCAACAAATTTCTCAAGTCAATGAGCAAGACAAAACAGGTAGATGGCTTGCAACAAATCTAGGAATTGAAACAGTTGCACCAGATATGGTCAAAAAACACCTAGGAGTCAAAACAAAGCCATTTGCACCTGAAGAATGGGGTAGTGTTGTAAGAGAAGGGGCAAAAATCCTAAATGAGAATCACTGGTTCCCAGCAGCAACTATCATAATCGGATGGCCTGACGAAACCCCTGACGATATTCAATATACTATTGACATGATGAGCGACTTTAGAGAGATGGATTTTAGAGGATTAGTAGCACCATTACTTTATCAAGACTTTAGTGAGAAAAACTCTATGCATTTTGGAAATCTTAACGAAGCACAATTTACATTATTTTGGAAGTGTTGGGAAAATAACTTGCGTGTAATTAATGACATAATTCCAATTATTCTAAGAAATAAAACATATGGACCACCAATGAAAGTATTCATGTACGGTATTCTCAAGGCAGGTACCTGGGCAATTATGAGATATCTCAGAGGACTATGTAAGGATCTATTCAATGGTAAAACACCTGATCAAATCATTGATAAATATGCAAGAACCAAATCAGTCTCTGAACCAAAATTCCTAACAAAGAAACTTTAGAATTTACTTAGTCGTTTGTAAATAGATTTGATTCTGTTTAAAGATTGTACGACATGTTAAGTCGATGTAGCAATAAATTCAGAGATGCTCCATCACAATCTAATTGTCTCAAAATTGTCAGTCTCAGTTGAATAATTAACTTATAGATTTTGTAGTGCCTGATCGGCAATTGTATTTCGCTTTGGGGTCAATGAAATAAAGTAGACTTTATCTGCTCGTTCAACTGACTCCACTTTTTTATATGATTTTGAAGAGACATCAAATTCATAAATTCCTGCTTCAAGTTCACCCTTTGCATAAAGCATAAGATATGATTCGCCAGTGGATGGACTGAGCGGAATAAATGACATTATATTGCCTTTGTAAGAATTAATTGGAATTGTATTTTTCATTGGAGGTGCTGCTGCTGACATGTACATGAAGAGGTCTTCAATATTTTCAAATTCCTCATATTCAGTTTTCATAACATACAATAATTTGTTTCAGTATAAGAACCTACTATGTTAAATCAAAAAATTCTAAATTCTTGATCTAATTTGTTGGTTAACTTTCATTGCAATCAATGCAGGTGCTGCAATGTACATTCCCAAATTCAATGCAATTACTGACAAACCAAGTCCCAACACTTCGCTTTCAGTTTCAGCACTTTCCATGATAGATAATGTGCTAATCATTGGAGTCAATCCAGCCTTTACAATTTCTTTAAACACTGGGCTTTCGCGTTCCATGTCTGCAATTGTTGGACTGAATGAATAGTATAATTCGTTAAATGTTGTCATAAATGCAGATCCTGATTCGGTGTTCATCAACTGGTTGTCACGAATTTCTCTAAGCATCTGAACTTGGGGTGCAAGTTCTGAGCCGTATGCTGCTGTTGCAATTAGGCAGCCGCCGCCTTCAGACTCTTCAGGTTCTTCAATTTGAATTACTTGACATACACCGTTTACTGATTCAGTTCCCGGTCCACAGTTTACAACTTGTTCAACTACAGGTTCAGGTTCTGGTGTTGGTTCAGGTTCTGGTGTTGGTTCAGGTTCTGGTGTTGGTTCAGGTTCTGGTGTTGGTTCAGGTTCTGGTTGAGATGTTGGTTTAGGATCAGAAGTCATGAAATCAAAAGTATTGGTAATTT
This window of the Candidatus Nitrosomarinus catalina genome carries:
- a CDS encoding CFI-box-CTERM domain-containing protein; amino-acid sequence: MKQSGFLAFALLSISILSFGLTDAVNAQSDLPLSVNTASSSYTTGNTIEISGMIKTLAEYEQPVVLMIVSPDGNIVTVQQVMPDSDGFYSATVKAGGTMNSGGEYEVRAQYGAQKITNTFDFMTSDPKPTSQPEPEPTPEPEPTPEPEPTPEPEPTPEPEPVVEQVVNCGPGTESVNGVCQVIQIEEPEESEGGGCLIATAAYGSELAPQVQMLREIRDNQLMNTESGSAFMTTFNELYYSFSPTIADMERESPVFKEIVKAGLTPMISTLSIMESAETESEVLGLGLSVIALNLGMYIAAPALIAMKVNQQIRSRI